A segment of the Streptomyces sp. Tu 2975 genome:
CGGCGACGCGACCCACGCCGTCGCCCCGCTCCCCCAAGGGGCCCTGGAGAAGATCGCGGACGACCTCGCCGCGCAGGCCGGCCGCGACGGGCAGCCCTGGGACAAGCTGGTCATCCGCTCGGACGCCGGCACTGTGCTGCGGGTGATCTCACCGCAGACGATCATGGCCCCGTACTTCGACCGTCCGGCGGAGATGCCGTTCCGGGACGTCTTCGACGGATACATCGACAAGGTCTGGGAGAAGTACCGCTCCGAGGATCTGCGGGTGGACCTCCAGGGCGGCCGCGGCGTGCTCGCCGGGCGGGTCAGCGGCGACGTGCTGAGCTTTCCGGGCGGCCACACCTTCACCAAGCCCTCGTCGCGGGACGTCTTCACCTGCAACCACGGCCCGTTCGCCAACAACCCCGCCGATCCCGACGACAAGAAGGCGCTGCTGGCGCGGATCTCCGCAGCGTTCAACCGCAGCACCCTGCTGACCCACCCCGACCAGCCGAACGGCGCGACGTCGGCCGACTACTACCGCGACCCCACCACGAACCACTGGTCGCGCATCGTCCACGCCAACTCCCCCATCGGCTACGCCTTCCCGTACGACGACGTCCGCCCGGACGGCCGGCCGGACGTCTCCGGCGCGGCACACGACGGAAATCCGAAGCGCTTCACGGTGAGCGTCGGGTCCTGATCGCACGTATCACCCGGTAGCACGTGCGGGCGTCCGGTCCGGGGGGCCGGACGCCCGCACGGCGTTTCCTGGGCAGGCCGGATCAGCAGCCGCCGCAGTTGTAGTACGTCACGTCCCAGTGGTTGCCCTCGTCGGCGTAGATGTTTCCGGAGCCCGACCGCCACTGGGGCGCGCCGTCACCGCGTACGCCGATGTACGTGAAGTTGTTCTTGATGTAGTTCCCGACGCACGTGTACTTGGAGTAGTCCAGCTTGTAGCCGTTCCAGTGCGAGTAGGTGCCGCCGGCGTGACCCGTCTCGGTGCCTCCCGTGATGTTGAGCGCGCAGCCGCTGGCGCTCTTGAGCGTCTGGGCGCCCTTCGCCGAGGCGAGGTTGAGCTGCTCGAACGACGTACAGGTCGGGTTGTTCCGGTTGGAGCAGCCGCCGGACGAGGACCAGGTGATCCCTGACGAGCGGAACATCGAGGTCGCCGTCGCATGGCTGATCTTGGTGACGGCGTGAGCGTCGGTCGCGGTGGCGAGGACGCCGAAGCCGGGCGCGAAGAGCGCGCCCGTGACGAGCGCGAGCGCGCTGAGGACGGAGCGGATTTTCATGGCGGGGGGATCCCTCCTGCTGATGACCGTGCTTCCGGTGGGACGGCAGTGCAGGTGGAGCAGGGAGATCGTGCCCGAGTTCTACGCGCGTCCGCCAGAGGGCGGCGGCATCTTTCGGATACAGCCCGGGGCGGACCCAGCGAAACCTTCACCAAGGATGTTGAAAGTTGTACGGAATAGGTCTACAGTCGAAGTCGTTGAAGCTTAAACAACAGCGCAGGGAGCTCCCCGGCGCCCGTCCCCAAGGAGCAGACATGGGCCTCTTCAACCGCAAGAACAGTGACACCGCCGTCGCCACCGCCACCGTCGCCGGCGCGCAGGTGGACCCCGCCCTGGCGGCACTGAGCGGCGAGTACACCATCGACCCCGCGCACACCAGCATCGGCTTCACCGTCCGGCACGCCATGGTCACCAACGTCCGCGGCAGCTTCGGCGAGTACGAGGGCACGCTGGTCCTCGACGGCACCGAGCCCGCCCGCTCGAGCGCCACCATCGACGTGGCCATCACCTCCGTCGACACCGGCATCGCCGACCGCGACGGCCACCTGCGCAGCGGCGACTTCTTCGACGCCGACAAGTTTCCGAAGATGACGTTCCGTTCGACCGGCGCCGAGCAGTTGGGCGGCGACAAGTACCGGATCAGCGGCGACCTCACGATCAAGGACGTGACGCGCCCCATCGCCATCGACCTCGATTTCCAGGGCTCGGCCACCGACGTCTACGGCAACGAGCGGGTCGGTTTCGAGGGCGGCACCGAGATCCTGCGCTCCGACTGGGGCCTGACCTGGAACGCGGCGCTCGAGGCCGGCGGCGTGATGGTCAGCGACAAGGTCAAGCTGAACTTCGACATCTCCGCGATCAAGTCCGCCGCTCCGGCCGCCTGACCACAGCGCACGCACCGCCACGGCGGGGCCGGGACCTCCCCGGCCCCGCCGGCGCGCGTCCGGAGCCTTCCTGCGGGTGATGTCAGAGACCGCCGGTGTGGAGCAGACGGTTCGGAGAGCCGGGGCTGATCCCCGTGATCACGTCCTTGCTGGACTTCTCGACGATCCAGGCGGCGACCTCGGCCGCCGTCGCCGTCGGATACTTCGACTTGTAGAGGGCCGCCACCCCCGCGACATGCGGGGAGGCCATGGAGGTGCCGTTCATGTCGACACTGCCGCCACCGAGTTCGGCCGAGACGATCGAGGCGCCGGGGGCGTAGACCGACAGGCAGGACCCGAAGTTGGAGAAGTCCGCCTCCTGGTCGGAGGCGTTGGTCGCCCCCACCGCCAGTACGCGCTCCGCCGAAGCGGGAGAGGCGTTGCAGGCGTTTCCCGCCTCGTTGCCCGCCGCGACCACCGGCAGGACCCCACCGGCCGCGAGCGCGTCCGCCGCGTCGTTGACCGCCGTGGACCTGCCGCCGCCGAGCGAGGCGTTCAGCACGGCGGGCTGCTCGGCGTTCGCCGCGACCCAGTCCATTCCGGCGATGACGCCCGAGAGCGTGCCACCGCCCTCGCAGTCCAGCACGCGGACGCTCACGAGCGAGGCCTTGCGCGCCACGCCGTACGACGATCCGCCGACGGTGCCCGCGACATGCGTGCCGTGGCCCTGGCAGTCCTGTC
Coding sequences within it:
- a CDS encoding glycoside hydrolase family 64 protein, yielding MFLTGAAATATALTYPAWGSALSPGAGAAPATCELALENESLPGTVNAYVTGHEDGSGDWVLLRADGSVHKPADPPAPRTPLPVDCAIPLKGAGEGPVVLTLPRMFGARVYFVRDDKLDFFVNPGPSLVEPAFATPADPNYGRTWSFCEFTFNAQQLYANISYVDLVTALPIGLTLTGDATHAVAPLPQGALEKIADDLAAQAGRDGQPWDKLVIRSDAGTVLRVISPQTIMAPYFDRPAEMPFRDVFDGYIDKVWEKYRSEDLRVDLQGGRGVLAGRVSGDVLSFPGGHTFTKPSSRDVFTCNHGPFANNPADPDDKKALLARISAAFNRSTLLTHPDQPNGATSADYYRDPTTNHWSRIVHANSPIGYAFPYDDVRPDGRPDVSGAAHDGNPKRFTVSVGS
- a CDS encoding YceI family protein, producing MGLFNRKNSDTAVATATVAGAQVDPALAALSGEYTIDPAHTSIGFTVRHAMVTNVRGSFGEYEGTLVLDGTEPARSSATIDVAITSVDTGIADRDGHLRSGDFFDADKFPKMTFRSTGAEQLGGDKYRISGDLTIKDVTRPIAIDLDFQGSATDVYGNERVGFEGGTEILRSDWGLTWNAALEAGGVMVSDKVKLNFDISAIKSAAPAA